The nucleotide sequence GGAGAGGTAGATGGTAGAGAACCCAGCCAGCTAACTTTGGCTGAGTTTGAAGAGGATCCTACTTGCTCTCTTTCCAAGTCCAGTTGTATGACTTCCAGGAGAAGGGACTTGAGATCTGGGAAACAGAGGGGTTCCTGTCTGTTAGGGCTCATGAGATGTGCTGGAAAAGCGAGAATTTGAGGCCCAAGCTGAACAAATAGTTGAAAGAAGGGAAGTGATGACCTCCCTTCCTCCAGAGGGTGGTTCTGGCTGTGGATCACAGTTAACAGAGgaacctaaaacaaaaacaacaacaacaaaaaaccctccagggcaggatgtggtggctcacacctataatcctagcactttgggaggcccagacagaaggattacttgagatcaggagttcaagaccagcctaggcaacatagtgagaccataatttctcaaaaaaaaaacccaaaaaaatttagccaaacTTGGTGGTGTGCGCTTatggtcccagctagtcgggatgctgtggcaggaggattgcctgagtccaggagttcaaggctgcattgagctatgatcctgccactgcactccagcctgggcaacaaaataacaaaaacctcAGATTTCTGGGTTCACTCCAGAGAGTTCAAAAagttcaaaatcttttttttttttttttttttttttgagacggagtctcactctgtcgcccaggctggagtgcagtggcatgatatcagctcactgcaacctccgcctcccaggttcaagcagttctctgcctcagcctcctgagtagctgggattacaggtgcccgccaccatgcccggctaattttttttgtgttttcagtagacacggggtttcaccatcttagccaggatggtcttgaactcctgaccttgtgatccacctgcctcggcctcccaaagtgctgggattataggtgtgagccaccgcgccctgcctcaAAATCCTTTTTACTCATGGAAGAGTGGTGGTATGTTCCCCAACTGAGGCCCTCAGGCCCAGGTTCCAGAGCATCAGGGCCACATTTGGGGCAGGGCAAAGCATGCTCACTGGAGCCCTGGATTCCTCATCTGGGGTTCAGGGGATTGATCCAGGCCTACCTGATCCTGTTGCAAGCAGGGAGTTAGGGAGGCTCAGAGTTCtggactgttttttgtttgtttttcctaactcctgagttgtttttgttttttgttttttgaaggggGAGGAGTTGCTAGCACCTATAAGCCCAGGTATGGAGCTTAGCAAAGCTCAGCTAGAATTTGAACTGTTAGCAGCCTTCCCCTGGGGTCCTGAGTGAGCTGGGGGCTCTGGGCCCCGGAAGCCTGGAGCAGATGTCTAGGTGGAGCCTATTCCAGGCCCTGCCTGTGCGGCCTTGTCTTAGGACTTCCTGTTACCAGAGCACCTGCCCAGGAGGGATGGGTGGTGCTGCAGGTTCTGTGAACGCTGCAGCGGGAAGCTTCCTGGGGACCATAGGGCCCTCGCTCACACTCTGCAGGACCCAGTGCTTCAGTTCTTCCCTTTGTCTCAGGCACTAGGAAAAACTAAAGTCTGGGATGTCTGGGCCCGGGCTTACAGCTGTAGTCACACTCAGTTTTTTTCTATAATCTCAGGCCAGAGAAAGAACAATCCTtaaggcagagaaagaggttGTCTTTTGCCTTTCAACAGCTCTGATTAATCTCTTCCTGATGGAGAGAGACTTTGGCAGGACTCCCAAAGCCCCAGAGCCCCCCACTTTGAGGTTTTTATTCTCCCAaacacctccctcccaccctgctcctcctctccccatcctCACGTCTGTGGGTCATGTTTCTTTCCATCTCTGCATCTGGTCAAGAATCTGACCCTCTGTTTTGGGAACATGGGTTTAGTGCAGGATGAAGAGGTTGGGGAAGAATCTCATCTCCATGATGCTGGAGTGGGGGAGGGTCCTTTGATTTGGTACAAGTCTCCACCCTGCCGGGCTTGGTTGGCTGGTTGTGCTCGTTGCATAATCTGGGCCCTGGGGCCAGCCCTGTGAAGCTGCCAGGGACAGTGTGTGCGAGGCAGAGCTGCCAAACAGGCCTTGCAGGCAGCAGccatggggagggggtgggggtggaggtgacTCCCAGATGGGCTCCACAGAAATGTCGGGGAGCAAGGCTTCAAGTGGGAAATCCTTCTGCAGGCATCTAAAGAAGCTATTTCTATCTTCCACTTTCCTGCTGCTCAGCCTAGGCCTCTGATCCTTGCCTCCCAGGATAATCTTAGCCCCCTTCTTCAGCTTGGGATTGCCAGGGCTACACGGAGCCAGAGCCAGTCCTGGCTGCCAGGTGGTGCCTGGACCACGGGCAGAGTCCAGGTGCCAGCTGCTGTCTTTCCCACAGGCCACCCAGGAGCCATGGCTTCCCTTCTGGGGTCTTTTGGCATAGGGGCAGTAGTTGGGCAGTAAGGAGGTGAGAGGAGGGTCCAGTTCTGGGCTGTGGGTAGGGGCTATATGGTCCCAGAGTACAGGGTACAGGGTCCCGGTACCCTGTCCGAGGCCACCCTCACCAGCTGGTACGCGTTCCAAGTCATCCTGTTGTAGCCCTGCTCACCTGGGGTGCTGCTGCCTACCAGACCCCTTTCTCCCTCGGCCACAGAGGATGGGGATTGGGGCTCTGCACCATTGGCCTGCTCATGATATAGTATACCCCTCTGCCTGGCAGTGACACTGCCCCCGTGCCTCTCAGCCATGCTTCTCCCTCATGATGGGGGAAAGAGGAGGGCAAGGCTTGGCGGGACTGTCTGAGAGAATAGGGACTGGCTGGGGCTCCTGTAGGCCCTTCCCTCTGCAGGCAGgaccctcctcccagcccaggcTCTGGCAGACCTCATTCGCTGGCATGGCTGCCAGGGCGGTTGCAGGGGGCAGGGCAGGTATGGTTTACACTCTTCGCTCCGACGCCCGCTCTCCTTTGTTCCTGGGGCTCCAGCAGGGCTCTGGCGTGCTGCTCAGGCCCAACCTGGCTGACGAGAGGGATGGAGGGCATAGGCTATGGGCCCCGGAGGGCCCTGCCCCTGACCTATGCACCCCCGTTGGCTCACTTCCCCCAGCGACCTGGCATGTCACCAGGGAACCGGATGCCCATGGCCGGCTTGCAGGTGGGACCCCCTGCTGGCTCCCCATTTGGTACAGCAGCTCCGCTTCGACCTGGCATGCCACCCACCATGATGGATCCATTCCGAAAACGCCTGCTTGTGCCCCAGGCGCAGCCTCCCATGCCTGCCCAGCGCCGGGGGTAAGAGCATCCTGCTTATTCCACTCTGCCTCACTCATCTCTGGTGGTAGCAGAGGGTTTCCTTCTATCTTAAGAGCTTTGGTGTCTGAGGAAGATTCCAGGCTCTCTTGGGGGAGAGGGTCCTGGAGACTGGAGGGACGTTGCGGGGGTGAGTGTCCTTTTTTGGACCATTGATCTCTTAAGTGGGTTTCTGAACTCCCCAGGTTAAAGAGGAGGAAGATGGCAGATAAAGTTCTACCTCAGCGAGTAAGTGTTAAGAGGACGCCTGGGAGGCCTGCCCAGTGGCCACCTTGGGGTGGGCATCCGTCTCCCTCAACCCTGGGCTGCAGGAGGAACGGAGGAAAGAGCCAGGCTTTGGCTGAAGCAAGCTGACGAGCTTCTGCTACCTTCCTCCAGATCCGGGAGCTTGTCCCAGAGTCTCAGGCATACATGGATCTCTTGGCTTTTGAGCGGAAGCTGGACCAGACCATTGCTCGCAAGCGGATGGAGATCCAGGAGGCCATTAAAAAGCCTCTGACAGTATGTGTGACCTTGACCACCTCTAGCCTTCCCAGGTTTCCTTGCCCTCCACCCCCTTGTTTTCCAGGGGCCAAGCAAGTTGGGCTAGAGCTGGGTTTTTCACATGCAGGATGCAGCCCACTAGTAGAGTACGAACTCAGTTGAATGTGTTAGGGCCagtatgttttaaattaatatatgacagtagaaaatctaaaaatactTCACAGTAGTACTTACCATAGTAGTTAAGGTATTCTTTCATGATATTTTTGTTTCCGATAAATAGATATGCAGACCTTGGGTCATaactgaaaaatgtaaatattatggGTCGTGgtcaaaagtttgaaaaccactagaGGATAAAGGtagttcctttctccttccccttccccatccatagagaatattttcttttttcttttttttttttgagatggagtctcgctctttcactcaggctggagtgcagtggtgcaatctcggctcactgcaaccttcacatcccaggttcaagcaattctccttgcctcagcctcccgagtaactagcaTTACAgacgcccatcaccacgcctggctaatttttgtatttttagtatcaccatggtgcccaggctggtctcgaactcctgactgcctcggcctcccaaagtgctaagatgacagagccactgcacccagccaagaaactTTCCTTAATAATAATCTAGAACCGTCCTGAGTGGGGAAGGCTTTCCAGGAGACTAGGATATTTTGGGGCCGTGATGGGTGTTTGGGTATCATGTAAGATGTGAGCCAGAGGCCTCCGCTTTGCCATTGCACCAGTTCCACTGTGCTGGCGTTGTTGGTGATGCATCTCTTTCCCCATAAAATGGTGAGTTCcggccgggtgtggcggctcacgcctgtaatctcagcactttagggggccgaagtgggtagatcacctgaggtcaggagttcgagaccagccttgccttgccaacatgttgaaacaccatctttactaaaaacacaaaaaaattagctgggcatggtggcatgcacctgtagtcccagctactcaggaggctgagacaagagaattgcttgaacccaggagtcagaggttgcaagtgagctgagatcacgccactgcactccagcctgggtgacagagtgagaccatgtcctaaaaaaaaaaaaaggctgggacTGGGACTTACTACTTACTTCTGATTCCCAGTGCCTGACAAGGTGCCTGGCTGGCCCATGGTGCTCAGTATTGATTGTTGAATGTTCATATCAGAAGATGGCGTAGCAGTGTCCCAACGTCTTGGTCCACTTCCAGTTGattgtctttctctctttagcAAAAGCGAAAGCTTCGGATCTACATTTCCAATACGTTCAGTCCCAGCAAGGCGGAAGGCGATAGTGCAGGAACTGCAGGGACCCCTGGGGGAACCCCAGCAGGGGACAAGGTGGCTTCCTGGGAACTCCGAGTGGAAGGAAAACTGCTGGATGATGTGAGTTGGGGAGGGAGGTATCTGGAGGGAAGGAGGCCTGTGTGGGTTTAAGACTGGGACcaaagagtttgagactagcctgagcagcagagccagaccccgtctctacaaaaaatttaaaaattagctgggtgtggtgcatgcgtctatagtcccagctactggtaaggctgacgcaggaggatggcttgagcccaggaggtcgagctTCAGTGaattatgatcacaccactgcactttagcctgggtgacacagtgagattgcgtctcaaaaaaaaaaaaaaagactgggccaGACACTTGGGCGCTCCCAGAGAAGTCCTGCCATAGAGAGGGGGCACTGCTCCAAGCCCATTGGAGGTTGATTTGCGTGGTTATTACAATGTTCCTGCAGATGGCAGTCGAGTGTCTCCAGGAAGTCCCTCGTGGGCTGCAAGAGGGCGCCATTTCCCTGCCTCCAGTCTGCCCAGAGTCCTGCTTCCATTCTTCAGGGCCCCAGGAATCTTCAGTACCCTGAGCTCCAGGGCTGAAATGGGGCTTCTTGTTCTTGGGATTTAGCATAGCTTGAGATTTGAGAGCTCAGCAGCACCATCTCACACCCCTTTCCATCTCCAGCCTAGCAAACAGAAGAGgaagttttcttcattctttaagaGCCTCGTCATTGAGCTGGACAAGGAGCTGTATGGGCCTGACAATCACCTGGTGGAGGTGAGAGTGGGCCTGGGGCAGAGGCAGGCTGACATGCAGGTTTGGCAGGGAAATGGCCTCAGGGCCCTTGGGAGGCCCTGTGTTCATGCCCACCCCCTTGGTGATAAGCcatgttcccctccctgccagTGGCACCGGATGCCCACCACCCAGGAGACAGATGGCTTCCAGGTAAAACGGCCTGGAGACCTCAACGTCAAGTGCACCCTCCTGCTCATGCTGGATCATCAGGTGACAGAGGCCCTGGGGTCATTTCTGGGGCCACAAGGACCCCTCAGGAGGGGAGTTGGTTCCTATAAACCTTCCTGTCCCTGCCCTATTTTCCCGCTTTGTTTTACTGCAAGAACCCATCCTGACTCCCCTCCATCCAACTGTAGCCTCCCCAGTACAAATTGGACCCCCGACTGGCAAGGCTGCTGGGAGTGCACACACAGACGAGGGCCGCCATCATGCAGGCCCTGTGGCTTTACATCAAGCACAACCAGCTGCAGGATGGGCACGAACGGGAATACATCAACTGCAACCGTTACTTCCGCCAGGTTAGCCAGATGCCAGACCCCCTGTTCTCTCAGCCCTTGCCTTGCCTGCTGGGCTACTTCTTGGCCACAGCCTCCAGACTGCTGCCCTCACTGGTCCTGGAATGGTCCACTCCCCTGTGCCCACAAGGCAACGCTGAGCCTTTGGTATTTCCTCCAGATCTTCAGTTGTGGCCGACTCCGTTTCTCCGAGATTCCCATGAAGCTGGCGGGGTTGCTGCAGCATCCGGACCCCATTGTCATCAACCATGTCATTAGGTAAATGCAAGGAGGGGGACAGGAAGGCTCTTTTAACAGCAGATTCACCCTTGGCTTGAACTGAAGCCAAAGAGAGCATCAGGTTTCTTGCTCCCTGAGTATGTGCAGAGAATGGGCCCTAGCTTTGGCCCAGGTGGGCAGAATGAAGACAGCTATGTGCCTTCCCTCCCCATGTGCTGCCTGCAGTGTGGACCCTAACGACCAGAAGAAGACAGCCTGTTATGACATTGATGTGGAGGTGGACGACCCACTGAAGGCCCAGATGAGCAATTTTCTGGCCTCTACCACCAATCAGCAGGAGATCGCTTCCCTTGATGTCAAGGTGGGCCCTCTGGCTCCACAGCTTCCTCTGGGGCCCAGGATTGGAGTGGGCTGGATCTGTCCAGCATTTCCATACATGTAGCACCTAGGGGATGGGATGGGAACTCTGGCTCAGTCATTTGCATTTAAGCTTTGGGGGCAGAGTCTGACACATGTACCCTCTCCAGATTCATGAGACCATCGAGTCCATCAACCAGCTGAAGACCCAGAGAGATTTCATGCTCAGTTTTAGCACCGACCCCCAGGACTTCATCCAGGAATGGCTCCGTTCCCAGCGCCGAGACCTCAAGGTGTAGTCCTCTTTCCCGAGGGGATTCCTTTGTAAAGCTCTGGGTGATTTTTACCCACAGCAGTTCCCAGGGTGGGTTGGCCCAGGGCTGGGGATTATGCTATGGCTTTCCTTCTGGCTCTTTGCAGATCATCACTGATGTGATTGGAAATCCTGAGGAGGAGAGACGAGCTGCTTTCTACCACCAGCCCTGGGCCCAGGAAGCAGTAGGCAGGCACATCTTTGCCAAGGTGAGGCTCTGCCTTGTTTTCCCTCCTTTGGCCCTGAGTAGTAAAGGCCTGAGCTACTTGGTCTCTCCCTTCTCCAGGTGCAGCAGCGAAGGCAGGAACTGGAACAGGTGCTGGGAATTCGCCTGACCTAACTGCTCAGGGATCTCTTTCTTCCCAGCCCTGGAGCCTGGAGGGAGACCACCCTCTGGGTCCTTGCTGGGGCCGCAGACACGTAGGCTGGGGTGAGGAGTGTCTGCTGTCACTCTCTATTCCCCAGCTTTAGTTTTATACATGTAGTAGTAGGATTCCTTGTTGCTTGGTCCCCAAAGCCTTATACTTTTTGCATTGGCTTTAATTGGGTTCAGCAGAAGCCTCCTGTGCCCCCCCTGCAGGCAGGCCCAAGTAGGACTGCCGGAGGCTGTGCTTTGACATTTTAACAGACATTTCCGAACCAAAGGCTGCTGGGTTTGCATGTTTACAGACTCCCCTCTTGGGCGAGGGTCAGAGCTGGCTGTGGGGAGCTGGGCTAGGAAGAGGAGATGCAGCTCAGACTTCCTAGCCTTTCTAAACCAAAGTTCTTTGCCATTCCTACAAGCCCAGCCTTGCtgctggtttttttctttcctttgggtatTTGCACTATTTTGGGAGCAAGTTTTCTATGTGGGAGCCACTTTTTTTGTACAGGGGTAAGTTGGGGGTTTTCAGGGAGCCCTGTTAGGTGCCTCCTTGTTTCTTTCCTCAATCTATGCAAGCGGCTCTGGCCGCCATCATCTCCTGGGATGCCAGAGGGCTGCCTCTCTAGCGGcttgggctggggaggggacacTCCAGTTCTCTAGCATGGCCTGAGGTATGGGTGGGCACATGTGGAGGCCAGGGTAAGGTGaatggggaggctgggaggaCTGGTGTCGCCCTTTGGAGCTTGGTGAGGAGGGTGGGCCTAGGGCTTGGCGAGTGCCACTTCTGGCACTGGGATCCAAATAAATCCTTTTATCTATTGGTGGTGTCTGGACCTGATCCTTGAACAGCACAGCCCTCATTAACAGACTGGAGTCCTAGAGGACTTGGCCCATAGAGCTTTATTGGAGGGATCCACACAAAGGCTGTCCATTCACTTCCATAATTTCTTGATGGACATGTTTTTCTCACTGTCCTTCTGCATGACCTAGGGGTGGGGGAGAAAATGAATGTTAAGTTACGAACGCAAGCATGCCCTAGCCCACTGCCCCAGAGCCACCATCAGCAAAGGCACAAAGATGGAGGCCTATACCTTGGCTACTGCCATCTCAAAGTCCTCCTGAGTGACATGGACTCGCCGTTCTCGAAGGGCATACATGCCGGCTTCTGTGCACACGCCCTGAACAGGAAAAGGAAGTTGAGGCCCCACTGCTGTGCCCCTCATCTGTGGCCCTTGAGCCTAGAgcttcctgcctctgccctgtTTTTGGTGGGTACTCCAATTACCTTCACTTCAGCCCCTGATGCTCCTGGCATGAGCTCAGCAATTTTTCTCAGGTTGATCCCGCGGGTCAGGTTCATCTTCCGAGAATGAATCTTCAAAATGTCCAGCCGGGCCTGGAGATGGCAAGGAAAGGCCTGagccccacaccccacccctacccccactgCCAGAGCCACTTTGCACAGCGCCCATCACAAACCTCCTCGTTGGGGGGTGGGAATTCAATTTTTCTGTCAATACGCCCTGGGCGAAGCAGCGCCGAGTCCAGGATATCAATCCTATTAGTAGCCATGATAACCTGAGCAGAGAAAGCGGGTGAGGATCAGCTAAGCTCTTCCTCAACCTGCGTGGCACCCAGGCCTTCCCTGGGCCCATCCCAAGGCTGCTACCACCTTACCTTGATGTTCTTGGTGGCCTCAAAGCCATCCAGCTGGTTGAGCAACTCCAGCATTGTGCGCTGCACTTCACTGTCCCCCCCAGAACCCCCCTCCAGCCGCGAGGAGCCGATGGAGTCGATTTCGTCCATGAAGATGATAGATGGAGCATGTTCTCGTGCCATGACAAACAACTCCCTCACCATTCTTGCCCCTGTGTGGAGGCCGAGCTGGTGTTAGGGAGCTTATTAGCTCCCTAACCCCCTACCTCTTGCTTCTCACGTTACTGGCCATGGTTACCTTCCCCTATGAATTTCTGTACCAATTCAGAGCCAGAGACACGAATAAAGGTACAGTCCGTATGATGAGCCA is from Macaca thibetana thibetana isolate TM-01 chromosome 16, ASM2454274v1, whole genome shotgun sequence and encodes:
- the SMARCD2 gene encoding SWI/SNF-related matrix-associated actin-dependent regulator of chromatin subfamily D member 2 isoform X1, translated to MSGRGAGGFPLPPLSPGGGAVAAALGAPPPPAGPGMLPGPALRGPGPAGGVGGPGAAAFRPMGPAGPAAQYQRPGMSPGNRMPMAGLQVGPPAGSPFGTAAPLRPGMPPTMMDPFRKRLLVPQAQPPMPAQRRGLKRRKMADKVLPQRIRELVPESQAYMDLLAFERKLDQTIARKRMEIQEAIKKPLTQKRKLRIYISNTFSPSKAEGDSAGTAGTPGGTPAGDKVASWELRVEGKLLDDPSKQKRKFSSFFKSLVIELDKELYGPDNHLVEWHRMPTTQETDGFQVKRPGDLNVKCTLLLMLDHQPPQYKLDPRLARLLGVHTQTRAAIMQALWLYIKHNQLQDGHEREYINCNRYFRQIFSCGRLRFSEIPMKLAGLLQHPDPIVINHVISVDPNDQKKTACYDIDVEVDDPLKAQMSNFLASTTNQQEIASLDVKIHETIESINQLKTQRDFMLSFSTDPQDFIQEWLRSQRRDLKIITDVIGNPEEERRAAFYHQPWAQEAVGRHIFAKVQQRRQELEQVLGIRLT
- the SMARCD2 gene encoding SWI/SNF-related matrix-associated actin-dependent regulator of chromatin subfamily D member 2 isoform X2, with the protein product MSPGNRMPMAGLQVGPPAGSPFGTAAPLRPGMPPTMMDPFRKRLLVPQAQPPMPAQRRGLKRRKMADKVLPQRIRELVPESQAYMDLLAFERKLDQTIARKRMEIQEAIKKPLTQKRKLRIYISNTFSPSKAEGDSAGTAGTPGGTPAGDKVASWELRVEGKLLDDPSKQKRKFSSFFKSLVIELDKELYGPDNHLVEWHRMPTTQETDGFQVKRPGDLNVKCTLLLMLDHQPPQYKLDPRLARLLGVHTQTRAAIMQALWLYIKHNQLQDGHEREYINCNRYFRQIFSCGRLRFSEIPMKLAGLLQHPDPIVINHVISVDPNDQKKTACYDIDVEVDDPLKAQMSNFLASTTNQQEIASLDVKIHETIESINQLKTQRDFMLSFSTDPQDFIQEWLRSQRRDLKIITDVIGNPEEERRAAFYHQPWAQEAVGRHIFAKVQQRRQELEQVLGIRLT
- the PSMC5 gene encoding 26S proteasome regulatory subunit 8 isoform X2 → MELEEGKAGSGLRQYYLSKIEELQLIVNDKSQNLRRLQAQRNELNAKVRLLREELQLLQEQGSYVGEVVRAMDKKKVLVKVHPEGKFVVDVDKNIDINDVTPNCRVALRNDSYTLHKILPNKVDPLVSLMMVEKVPDSTYEMIGGLDKQIKEIKEVIELPVKHPELFEALGIAQPKGVLLYGPPGTGKTLLARAVAHHTDCTFIRVSGSELVQKFIGEGARMVRELFVMAREHAPSIIFMDEIDSIGSSRLEGGSGGDSEVQRTMLELLNQLDGFEATKNIKVIMATNRIDILDSALLRPGRIDRKIEFPPPNEEARLDILKIHSRKMNLTRGINLRKIAELMPGASGAEVKGVCTEAGMYALRERRVHVTQEDFEMAVAKVMQKDSEKNMSIKKLWK
- the PSMC5 gene encoding 26S proteasome regulatory subunit 8 isoform X1, giving the protein MALDGPEQMELEEGKAGSGLRQYYLSKIEELQLIVNDKSQNLRRLQAQRNELNAKVRLLREELQLLQEQGSYVGEVVRAMDKKKVLVKVHPEGKFVVDVDKNIDINDVTPNCRVALRNDSYTLHKILPNKVDPLVSLMMVEKVPDSTYEMIGGLDKQIKEIKEVIELPVKHPELFEALGIAQPKGVLLYGPPGTGKTLLARAVAHHTDCTFIRVSGSELVQKFIGEGARMVRELFVMAREHAPSIIFMDEIDSIGSSRLEGGSGGDSEVQRTMLELLNQLDGFEATKNIKVIMATNRIDILDSALLRPGRIDRKIEFPPPNEEARLDILKIHSRKMNLTRGINLRKIAELMPGASGAEVKGVCTEAGMYALRERRVHVTQEDFEMAVAKVMQKDSEKNMSIKKLWK